A single Paenibacillus kribbensis DNA region contains:
- a CDS encoding YqkE family protein has protein sequence MAKKRNSSIPAPAAQDKPATLKDLLSQDVLNKLKAQANEAQAEQDKRKEDERQRALEAKKAEQKKLDNNFEHLLNNSDLDWHKYK, from the coding sequence ATGGCTAAAAAGAGAAATTCGTCGATTCCCGCTCCAGCGGCTCAGGACAAACCTGCTACATTAAAGGATCTGCTGAGCCAAGATGTGCTGAATAAGCTTAAGGCTCAGGCCAATGAAGCCCAGGCAGAGCAGGACAAACGCAAGGAAGACGAACGACAGCGTGCCCTCGAAGCAAAAAAGGCAGAACAGAAGAAGCTGGACAACAACTTTGAGCATTTGCTGAATAACAGTGATTTGGACTGGCACAAGTATAAATAA
- a CDS encoding N-acyl-D-glucosamine 2-epimerase encodes MSDHANGRSESTDPVALTGKMKPWALSGPSIQIDPLFPYYANRSRDSIADEIALAGYQTVHYFVVRENEVDGALVAAFQRRGIAVWAMVLGNGSFGVSQLPPEWKGWRMELLREPDDGFQRLSHFAHEYVEWKKKAAARLVTDIPFDGFEVAEPYFPEWNGLRSGVYGDIGPHAQRAFRKRSGEDIPDFRDKHARNYYRKVPELYAQWVDLRVDAVNGLIGELVNGAGGVRDVRPDICVATWSLAVNGRGDVPGQLREWQGLDAVAMIRCVAPDMHVLQTHWPDWMRRRLPPHYIRGYARMAQSIRAAYPGLPLGVQADIGSLASMVRDREWIRRFGAVALEGDYDTWTAYEYHLGGYMYDEPPRPLRAKRTAADELMVSFSKRIAIPSVDELRLWSRESAMGTTGQLIDTVSSASHAPLELVDAMADGNRLLLRIRHLPKRPFHLRLEGVQDTPELWLLKGRKAHRNLPEHEVDVP; translated from the coding sequence ATGAGCGATCACGCAAATGGCAGATCTGAATCGACAGATCCTGTAGCACTGACCGGAAAAATGAAACCGTGGGCGCTGAGTGGTCCCAGTATCCAAATCGATCCGCTGTTTCCCTATTACGCCAACCGTTCGCGGGACAGTATAGCAGATGAAATCGCCCTTGCGGGCTACCAGACCGTCCATTATTTTGTTGTGCGTGAAAATGAAGTGGATGGAGCGCTTGTCGCTGCTTTTCAGCGCAGAGGCATAGCGGTGTGGGCGATGGTGCTGGGCAACGGCTCTTTTGGCGTGTCACAGCTGCCGCCGGAGTGGAAAGGGTGGCGCATGGAGCTGCTGCGCGAACCGGACGACGGGTTTCAGCGGCTTTCGCATTTTGCACACGAGTATGTGGAGTGGAAAAAGAAAGCCGCTGCCCGGCTCGTCACCGACATTCCGTTCGACGGATTCGAGGTGGCGGAGCCTTATTTCCCCGAATGGAACGGGCTGCGCAGTGGAGTATACGGGGATATCGGACCGCATGCACAGCGCGCCTTCCGCAAGCGCAGCGGTGAGGACATTCCGGATTTCCGCGACAAGCATGCACGGAATTATTACCGGAAGGTCCCGGAGCTGTACGCACAGTGGGTCGATCTGCGCGTGGACGCCGTGAACGGGCTGATTGGCGAGCTGGTGAACGGCGCAGGCGGTGTGCGTGATGTCCGGCCGGATATCTGCGTGGCGACATGGTCGCTTGCTGTAAATGGGCGCGGCGATGTTCCCGGTCAGCTGCGGGAATGGCAGGGTCTGGACGCGGTAGCGATGATCCGGTGCGTCGCCCCGGATATGCATGTGCTCCAGACCCATTGGCCGGACTGGATGCGCCGCCGCCTGCCGCCGCATTATATTCGCGGCTATGCCCGCATGGCGCAGTCGATACGCGCCGCTTATCCGGGCCTGCCCCTCGGGGTGCAGGCGGATATCGGTTCCCTCGCGAGCATGGTTCGAGATCGCGAGTGGATACGGCGGTTTGGGGCTGTCGCCCTGGAGGGCGACTACGACACCTGGACCGCCTATGAATACCATCTGGGCGGCTATATGTATGATGAGCCGCCCAGACCGCTCAGGGCAAAGCGAACGGCCGCAGATGAGCTGATGGTTTCTTTCAGCAAGCGGATTGCCATACCGTCAGTAGATGAGCTGCGCCTCTGGAGCCGGGAGAGCGCAATGGGTACAACTGGACAGCTGATTGATACGGTGAGCAGCGCTTCTCATGCACCGCTGGAGCTTGTGGATGCAATGGCAGATGGAAATCGTCTACTGCTGCGCATACGCCATTTGCCGAAGCGGCCGTTTCATCTGAGACTTGAGGGAGTTCAGGATACACCGGAGCTATGGCTGCTCAAGGGCAGGAAGGCACATCGCAACCTGCCAGAGCATGAGGTGGATGTTCCTTAA
- a CDS encoding SGNH/GDSL hydrolase family protein: MTSTGHIRILFQGDSITDGGRGRNEDANHWLGHSYVYMIAGALGSRLAATQPEFVNRGISGDRASDLYARWNEDTFSLKPDLLSIMIGVNDAWRIVEQEPSGVTDRFERAYRHILEETREVLPDTGLVLCEPFILKTGATEARWDIWQEKITGYQRLVRQLADEFGTVFVPLQGMLNEAATKADASYWLHDGVHPTAVGNQLIADQWIDVVQKSRLAIR, encoded by the coding sequence ATGACGAGTACAGGACATATACGTATTCTTTTTCAGGGGGATTCCATCACAGATGGGGGAAGAGGACGGAATGAGGACGCGAACCATTGGCTGGGTCATAGCTATGTGTATATGATCGCGGGTGCACTGGGGAGTCGTTTGGCTGCAACGCAGCCGGAATTTGTGAACCGGGGAATTTCGGGGGATCGGGCTTCGGATTTGTATGCACGCTGGAATGAGGACACGTTTAGCCTGAAGCCGGACCTGCTCAGTATTATGATCGGAGTGAACGATGCCTGGCGAATCGTGGAGCAGGAGCCGTCCGGGGTGACGGACCGGTTTGAACGAGCCTATCGCCACATTTTGGAGGAAACGCGTGAAGTGTTGCCTGATACCGGGCTGGTGCTATGTGAGCCGTTTATTTTGAAAACAGGAGCTACCGAGGCACGGTGGGACATTTGGCAGGAAAAAATAACGGGCTATCAGCGGCTTGTACGTCAGCTTGCAGACGAGTTTGGGACCGTATTTGTGCCGCTGCAAGGCATGCTGAACGAAGCCGCTACCAAGGCAGACGCCTCCTACTGGCTGCATGACGGGGTTCATCCGACAGCGGTTGGGAACCAGTTGATAGCCGATCAATGGATAGATGTCGTGCAGAAGAGCCGGCTGGCGATCCGCTAG
- a CDS encoding TIGR02206 family membrane protein produces the protein MNKPWSESWFDAYAPERFEAFTPSHVWAVLGLIVCALLLWLTRGVIRSHKSVSEGIRWFLMAVLFLSEVTLNIWYVTQRIWDAQTSLPLELCSVTLLLSILMLFFRSRWLYPIILFAGIGGALQAVLTPNLAYAFPHYRFIHFFVAHSGIILAALYMTWIEGLKPTWKSVGGAMLFLNGLALIVWIVDTALGANYMFLAGKPSTPSILDVLGAYPAYILAEEVIALLFFSLMMLLFEVLPGGRLYARSGTYKKTY, from the coding sequence ATGAACAAGCCGTGGTCAGAGTCCTGGTTCGATGCTTATGCGCCAGAGAGATTCGAGGCATTTACGCCGTCACATGTGTGGGCTGTACTGGGGCTCATTGTATGCGCTTTGCTGCTATGGCTGACTCGAGGGGTTATTCGGTCGCATAAGTCTGTAAGCGAGGGGATTCGCTGGTTTTTAATGGCTGTTCTCTTTCTGTCAGAGGTGACTCTAAATATATGGTACGTGACGCAGCGCATTTGGGATGCCCAGACGTCGTTGCCGTTGGAGCTGTGCAGTGTGACATTACTGCTGTCTATTCTGATGCTGTTTTTCCGAAGCCGCTGGCTATATCCGATTATTCTTTTTGCCGGAATTGGAGGAGCGCTTCAAGCAGTACTTACGCCTAATTTGGCATATGCTTTTCCTCATTACCGTTTTATCCATTTTTTTGTGGCCCATAGTGGTATTATTTTGGCGGCATTGTATATGACCTGGATAGAAGGACTTAAACCGACGTGGAAAAGCGTTGGAGGAGCCATGCTTTTTCTGAATGGCTTGGCGCTGATCGTATGGATCGTAGATACTGCTCTCGGAGCAAATTACATGTTTCTTGCTGGAAAGCCGTCCACACCGTCGATATTGGATGTTTTGGGGGCATATCCTGCGTATATTTTGGCGGAAGAGGTTATAGCACTGTTGTTCTTTTCTTTAATGATGCTGTTGTTCGAGGTGCTGCCGGGGGGCAGGCTGTATGCCCGCTCAGGGACATATAAAAAGACATATTAA
- a CDS encoding peptidylprolyl isomerase: MNRKTIRPWYMLCLLAIMLVLVAGCGTKATDVEAASRTSNTAPAATKDKSKAVSHPIVTIVMNDGKKIKLELYPEVAPNTVNNFISLVQKGAYNGTIFHRVIPGFMIQGGDPQGNGTGGPGYSIKGEFKSNGFNNTLKHTRGVLSMARSADLDSAGSQFFIMVANADYLDGQYAAFGKVTSGMEVVDAIVNSKRDSNDKPLKPVTMKKVTVDTLGKKYPAPVKVK, translated from the coding sequence ATGAACCGAAAAACGATACGCCCATGGTACATGTTGTGCCTTCTGGCCATCATGCTCGTGCTTGTTGCCGGATGCGGCACAAAAGCGACCGACGTGGAAGCCGCAAGCCGGACAAGCAATACAGCTCCTGCTGCGACTAAAGACAAAAGCAAGGCTGTATCCCACCCCATCGTTACGATTGTCATGAATGATGGTAAAAAGATTAAACTTGAGCTGTACCCTGAAGTAGCACCAAACACCGTCAACAATTTCATCTCTTTAGTGCAAAAGGGCGCTTACAACGGTACCATTTTCCATCGTGTAATTCCGGGCTTCATGATCCAAGGTGGCGATCCGCAAGGTAATGGTACAGGCGGTCCCGGTTACAGTATCAAAGGTGAGTTCAAGAGCAATGGCTTCAACAATACACTCAAACATACACGCGGTGTATTATCTATGGCCCGCTCGGCGGATCTGGATTCAGCCGGATCACAATTTTTCATCATGGTTGCCAATGCAGACTACCTCGACGGTCAATATGCTGCTTTCGGTAAAGTGACGTCCGGGATGGAAGTGGTCGATGCCATCGTCAACTCCAAACGGGATAGCAATGACAAACCGCTCAAACCGGTTACGATGAAAAAAGTAACTGTGGACACGCTGGGTAAAAAATATCCGGCTCCAGTCAAAGTAAAATAA
- a CDS encoding methyl-accepting chemotaxis protein: protein MKMSLGTKMVAAFVLISAITYGTSAFFIFVLKDWLAHDAQEWVYTSIILLLGVLWSGILGWLISKLLTGPIVRLAKAAEEVSAGNLSVVIPERRSDDEIKVLYDAFRHMMLNIKDMFNEISYSTKTTSQSAENLSSAIVQATAQIEAMSSVVEDILDGVQQQQQASSQSIETADRMLGDFKMMRSKSGHMLELSGHMENSVDSTQTVFSSLMNGMEELTASHGRSQQVIARLEKEASQIEAITSTVKDIAEQTHLLALNASIEAARAGEEGNGFAVVAHQIRALAAQSTESVQQINAIVSRVQSQIVETVQLMHQQTSLVSAEAERTSSVDQTLNRLNAIVHEFVESIRLMEEAVTEQTNRVDQTFEQIRRIQQMSGAFSEGANKIYTAAHEETAIMQEISSSSEDLKVLTNKLMMKTHGIQL from the coding sequence ATGAAGATGTCACTAGGTACGAAAATGGTTGCTGCATTTGTCTTGATTTCTGCAATAACCTATGGAACAAGCGCTTTTTTTATTTTTGTACTCAAGGACTGGCTCGCTCATGATGCACAGGAATGGGTGTACACTTCGATCATTCTGTTATTGGGTGTCCTGTGGAGTGGCATTTTGGGCTGGTTGATCTCAAAATTACTCACAGGTCCAATTGTTAGATTGGCAAAGGCGGCAGAGGAAGTTTCAGCGGGAAATCTGTCGGTTGTCATTCCGGAACGTCGTTCGGATGATGAAATCAAGGTGCTTTATGATGCATTCCGGCATATGATGCTGAACATTAAGGACATGTTTAACGAGATATCGTACAGTACCAAAACAACTTCGCAAAGTGCGGAAAATCTGAGTTCGGCTATTGTACAGGCAACGGCACAAATTGAGGCCATGTCTTCGGTGGTAGAAGATATTTTGGATGGTGTGCAGCAGCAGCAGCAAGCTTCCTCCCAGTCCATTGAAACAGCGGATCGAATGTTGGGCGATTTTAAAATGATGCGCAGCAAATCGGGACATATGCTGGAGCTGTCAGGCCACATGGAGAATTCAGTGGATTCAACACAGACCGTATTTTCATCGCTTATGAATGGAATGGAGGAGCTGACAGCTTCACACGGTCGTTCGCAGCAGGTTATTGCACGCCTGGAAAAGGAAGCTTCTCAAATTGAAGCGATTACAAGCACGGTGAAGGATATCGCGGAGCAGACCCATCTGCTGGCGCTGAACGCTTCCATCGAAGCTGCCCGTGCGGGAGAAGAAGGTAACGGGTTTGCCGTAGTGGCTCACCAAATTCGTGCACTTGCCGCCCAAAGTACGGAGTCTGTACAGCAAATTAATGCCATCGTTAGCCGTGTGCAGTCGCAAATCGTAGAAACGGTGCAGCTAATGCATCAGCAAACGTCCTTGGTCAGCGCTGAGGCGGAACGGACAAGCTCTGTGGATCAGACATTGAATCGCTTGAACGCTATTGTACACGAATTTGTCGAGAGCATCCGCTTAATGGAAGAAGCCGTAACAGAGCAGACGAACCGGGTAGATCAAACCTTTGAACAAATTCGTCGTATTCAGCAAATGTCAGGGGCCTTCTCAGAAGGTGCAAACAAGATTTATACAGCGGCTCATGAGGAAACCGCGATCATGCAGGAAATTTCGTCTTCTTCCGAGGATTTGAAAGTGCTTACGAATAAACTTATGATGAAAACACATGGAATTCAACTATAG